Genomic window (Arachis hypogaea cultivar Tifrunner chromosome 13, arahy.Tifrunner.gnm2.J5K5, whole genome shotgun sequence):
GGATTTGCACTGTTGTTCTTCTCATTGGTGTGCACAATGCTGGCATTCAGCGCAACCGTTTTGCTGACGATTCAGTTGGAGAACACGGAATGGACTTCTGTTTTGTTCTATTGTGCTGGATTCCTTCCTGTGGCTATATTTGCATGGATGCAATTCCCACTCTATAAGACTGTTCAAAAGTTAGTTAGGAGGCTTTACAATGGGGTTAAGCAGGTGGTTGCCAATTACATTGATCAATTATTTCAAAAGACATAAATGATATTAATTAATTCACCAATGGCTAGATAGATGGGGACTCTGTTTGGTTAGTAAGTGAATGATGTTATTATATCTAATAAGCCCAACTTTTTTGCTTGAGTTTATGTGTTGCGGGATATAGACTAGTATATTTGTAAAGTGTAAATACTGTGAAAGCATATATATATTAGACCTCACCATTGATTCAGAATTAAATTAAACTAGTAGATTTGAAACCATTGCAGAATTGtacttctaatttttaattttatgatagaAATAGATTCCTCATTTCTAGGGCCATATTTTAATGAATTCCAATTTCATATAATATTAGTTAGATAGTCATAGAATCTGTGTGGATTGCAAATCTTCAattcttttcattgtttttcaaaaGTTCTTGCCAATCTGAAcatgtttaattttattatggTATTGTTGCATATATTAGAGATCATTAATATCAGACAAAAACAAACAACTTTTCATAATGTGATGGTGTAACTTTCTCATTCATATAGCATTTTTACATTTTCAAAGGAATGATACAAGGAAGATACCAAAATGGGCAatcttcaaaataaaagaaacagcctTCTGTACAAAATTTTGTCTCATCTAATCTATGTCAGTCTCTATTAGCACAATTTACTGTCCACTGAATTCAGAAGTAAGGTTTTGGAACTCATCCTCACTGCATGGAATTGTGAGACCACCATTTGGATGATCATATCCGAATTCCTCTTCGGCCTGGCATAGTAATTCTTGGAATGAAGGTTGATTCAAGTATGATACTGGAATCACAAACCTCTTCATCTTATCTCCCACATAGACTGCAAGATAGCCTTTTGGAACATTAGTTCCCTTTGATGCAGAAAATGATGTGGCCCGTCTAATACCGGGAATGCGGAAAGCCATGGTTTCTTGTTGCTTGAAAGAAAAAGTAATATAttgttcttgaaggatttgtaTGAGAGAAATATGTGAGCTTTGATACTTGTGGAGATGCAAATGAGTTGTGCTGGTTGAGAACACAAGAAGTAGTGTATATATAGTTGCTACCTTTAAGAAATAATTCTGATGAAGCTGTAAAATAGGGTCTACAAATTGAAATGATCACAAGAGATCACATGGTATTGTCTTGGAGTTCATACATCATATTCATACCCAACTTCCTGACATAATTGCCAAGAAACTACATATGTCAAATCAAAGACATGTAAATTAAAGCAACGTAGTTGTACTAAAGATACTGAATTAGACATGCTTTGGACATCACACATGTTTCTTCAGTAAACCTTGTCCACAACCTGGTTTATATCTCTGAAACAAAGTGTTCTGAGGCCAGAAGAGAACCAAAATTGGCCACATGATAATGATCCAACATGAACCTCATTTTTAAGTACACCAGATTCTTAGCATATCCCTTGGAATTTGCAaaaccataggcaacatgatagAATCAAACTTGCAGTTGTATACATAAATGGACCTTGAATTATCTAAGACAACACCATGTGATCTCTTTTATGACCATGTCTCCTAATAAGTCCCATGTCCACCATCTCATATGCTTTGTCCACCAATCATTCAAGTGGCATTATGTTATAGCATATCCttttatctatatatatgttcatGGTTGCAAACATTTAGCAGCAGCACAAGTCATTCACATCCTAAATCACAAGAAACTCAAATACTTGCATCTTATTTACAAGTCATTTGTAAAACTAGTCTTTCTTCAACACATAAAAAAATGGGTTTTCGGTTATCTGGTATCGTAAGAAAGGCATCATTTACTTCATCTTCAAAAGCTATGGAAGTGCCAAAGGGTTATCTTGCAGTTTATGTTGGAGAGAAAATGAAGCGATTTGTGATCCCTTTATCATACTTGAACCAGCCTTCATTTCAAGATTTGCTAAGTGAAGCTGAGGAAGAATTTGGGTATGATCATCCAATGGGTGGCCTCACAATTCCTTGTGAAGAAAATATGTTTTTAGATATCACTTCTTGCTTGAGTTGATGCAAGCACCATCAAGACTAGGCTGACTTAGAAATAGATTACTTAACACAATTCTTGAAACAATTCTTACCCTGAGAAAGATTTTCTCCAATTTTTGTTATCCTACTATTCATCTCAATGAAAAATTTATGCACATAAACATTTGTCTCCCATTTTCtccttaaatataaatttattgttAAGTTCAAAGGCAATAATAAGCAGAAAGTGTTgttcataaaatcaattgaaaaggaACCAGCAGGCAGCAGGTAACTCTTATGatgatagtaaaaaaaaaaaagttatgagGGAAAATAAAAAGCAGTAACTAATATGAATTTGCATAATATTAGTCTCAATAATGATAACATTTTTGGTCAATTCAATTATCCAATTATCACTATAGGATGATTAAACATCTTCAAGGACTAGTCCCTGTATTTACCATGTCCCACTTTGCTTTTATCTGTCTTTGAAATCTCTGTGGACCCCTTCCCAGTTTGTACATGGTGGTCACTAAAATGTGGCCTCTGAAATGAGAATGAGATTGAAGCTTATCCATatgttaaaaaagataaaataaaatataaacattaATCCAGTTGTATTACATAATGTGATGGTAACAATGTATGATAAAGATTGTTTGGAATGTGTTTGTGCAATCGCCTTTGATAAAGAAATATTATGACAATAATCAAAATCAATTGAATAATTTCTAATTATATTTAAGTATAGTCAATTTctatttcttaaataaatttgttATAACATAAGAATTAATGTTTATTCTTAACATGCTATTTAATTATCGAACTCTATTGATTTACATAGCCCTCATTGGTATGACAACATAGAGTGAAAATGAGTGAATGAGAGATTGACAATGGCAAGATTATGATTATGTGACAATAGTATGAAGTATTATGTGTCTAGTTTTTAATATAACACTATTTTGTTCCATGATCAGCTCAAGGACAAATAAGGAATCATAATCCCTATCTGATATATATGAACTGAAACATGAAAATTCTACTGATGCATAAGTTTGATTTCATTCAGATTTGACACAAGCTAAATTTGTTTAAACAATATCTTGTCATGAATTTCTCATTTATCAAATGATTGAtacaaggaagaaaaaaaaatataaaatctcaAAAAGAAAATGCCTTCTGTACAAGTTACTCTCAACTAATCTATTCTCCATTAGCATGATTTACAGCCTACTCAACTGCGAAGCGAGGTTTAAGAACTCATCCTCCCTGCATGGAATTGTGAGACCGCCATTCGGATGATCATAACCAAATTCTTCTTCTGTTTGGTTTAGTAATTCTTGAAACAAAGGTTGGTTCAAATATGATATAGGAATTACAAACCTCCTCATTTTATCTCCAACATAAACTGCAAGATATCCTTTTGGGACATCATTGCTCTTTGTTGCTCTTCTAATACCTGGTATGCGGAAAGCCATTGTTTTTTATGCTTCTTGGTAAAGGACTAATATGAGAAAGAAATATTTGAGTTTTCCTAAACTTCTAATACTTGAGAGTATGCGAATGATAGGTGTTGCTCAAGAACACAAGAAGTAGTGTATATAAATAGTTGCTAGGATCTTCTGCAAACCAATCTCCTGAAGAGAAAATTTTGAATAAGATAGGATCTACCAAGTGACAATGATGCATCAAAAGAAAAAATCACATGATATTGTCTTGAAGGTGTTAGGAAGTTCATTGAGAGTGCATACCCCACTTCTTCATATAATGGCCAACATATTAGCCACTTGAAATTAATGAGTTTCTACATTATTAGAACACAGTGAAGACCTTACATAATGCTTCTTTCATGCATTGTACTACAGCTACTCCATTAGTTAGTAGACATGCTTTAGACATATCAAATGTTTATTCAAACTGAGATTGCTTCTAAGAATGAACTTGTGAACCTTGACCATTACCTTATCTTTTTCAAGTACACCAGATTATAAGCAGTACCAACTGGAATTTGAAAACCATGGGAAAACATGTTCCAATTACACTTCCTCTTGCATATATATGGTGGGCCTTGTATTATCTACTATGAATTGACATTTGAGTTTCACTTGAGCACCTAGCATTTGATTGCAAGTGGCTGCTTTATTAGCCATTCCTTGACAAGGTGGGGTATGCATTCTCAAACAACTGCTTAATCCTTGATAGAGGCCTCTAGGACAATACCATGTGATCTCTCATGTAGTGATGTGTATGCATTCCTATCATTTTCAACAATCTTTTATCATAGAAATAGGTTTCTGAAGAATCTTAAAATCTATAAATACACTTGCTCTTGCCTTCAAAAACAACATAACtcattggcaatcttaagtgtCAAACACTTAAAAAACACATTCTTCTTTGAAACTTGGGAACTTCTACTTGCTGTTATTCTTACATATATACTAAAAAATGGGTTTCCGTTTACCTGTTATTCGAAGGACATCATCATTCTCAGCTAGCCAAGCAGCTTCAAAATCTGTGGAAGTCCCAAAGGGGTATCTAGCAGTGTATGTTGGAGAGAAACAGAAGCGGTTTGTGATCCCCATTTCATATTTGAACCAACCTTCAATCCAAGACTTGTTGAGCCAAGCTGAGGAAGAGTTCGGATATGATCATCCTATGGGAGGCCTAACAATTCCTTGCAGTGAAGATGTTTTCCAACAAATCACTTCTCGCTTGAATTGACGATGAATCTCATGCTGTAGGAGACTGACATAGATTAGTATACAAATTTTGTAGAATAGGCAACTTGTAAAGATTACACATTTTTCTAAGTAAATGAAAGAAGAATGATCATTACTATGACAAGTTCTAAGTGTTTCCTTTGTTTTTTGTTTAATGACAATGAAAGAATTCAACTACTCTAGTatttcatctttctttctttttttaatattttatcttctcTCTACAAACAGAACATTATGCAGTATCTAGTAGTGACAATGCTGCCTGGTGTAAGAAAAGCCATACTTCATTGTTCATTTGTTCTCTTAGATTGCACTAATacacaattatataaaattataagattttaatatagaaaaaaaaaggatagAATTATGAGTGTtttaaataaaagaacatgcatgGAAAACTTTAATTCATGGCACCAATGATACACAAGATGCTGCTTCTGCCAACTGCCAATGCAAGTTTACACTAACAAAGGGTGAATTTCAACTGATAACATCTCCTCTATAGCTAAAGAAATTTCTAAGATGGGATGTATGGCTTATTTATTCATATATGTCTGTTCTCTTATTTCTTTATTGAAGTTTTAGCCATGCCttaacattttcaaaaatcaaagatCAGTCTTGAATTTAACTGATTAAGTTCTATTTTCTTCCAAGGCCAGCTGCAATTTTACTCAATATTTGGTTAAATTTTCTAAATGATCTCTTATTTATG
Coding sequences:
- the LOC112737092 gene encoding auxin-induced protein 15A-like → MLCPPIIQVALCYSISFYLYICSWLQTFSSSTSHSHPKSQETQILASYLQVICKTSLSSTHKKMGFRLSGIVRKASFTSSSKAMEVPKGYLAVYVGEKMKRFVIPLSYLNQPSFQDLLSEAEEEFGYDHPMGGLTIPCEENMFLDITSCLS